Proteins encoded together in one Neobacillus sp. FSL H8-0543 window:
- the gatA gene encoding Asp-tRNA(Asn)/Glu-tRNA(Gln) amidotransferase subunit GatA — MSLFDHKVSDLHELLHKKELKVSDLVNESFKRINDVDGKVQAFLTLDEERARNSAKSLDEKVNTETAKGLLFGMPIGIKDNIVTKDLRTTCASKILENFNPIYDATVVQKLQQAETVTIGKLNMDEFAMGSSNENSGFQKTHNPWNLETVPGGSSGGSAAAVAAGEVLFSLGSDTGGSIRQPASFCGVVGMKPTYGRVSRFGLVAFASSLDQIGPITKTVEDNAYLLQAISGLDPLDSTSANVDVPNFVSALTGDIKGLKIAVPKEYLGEGVSEIVRQSVLDALKVLEAQGAVWEEVSLPHSKYALAAYYLLSSSEASANLARFDGVRYGYRTPNADNLLELYKNSRAEGFGPEVKRRIMLGTFALSSGYYDAYYKKAQQVRTLIKKDFEDVFAKYDVIVGPTTPTPAFKIGEIIDDPLTMYANDILTIPLNLAGLPGISIPCGFDSGLPLGLQIIGKYFDESTIYRVAHVFEQATDYHKQKPGL, encoded by the coding sequence TTGAGTTTATTTGATCATAAAGTATCAGATCTACATGAACTTTTACATAAGAAAGAACTAAAGGTATCAGACCTAGTAAATGAATCGTTCAAACGGATTAATGATGTCGATGGCAAGGTCCAGGCTTTTTTAACATTGGATGAAGAGCGTGCACGAAATTCCGCAAAGTCCCTTGATGAGAAGGTGAATACGGAAACCGCAAAAGGCCTGCTTTTTGGTATGCCGATTGGGATAAAGGATAATATCGTTACTAAAGACTTGAGAACCACTTGTGCAAGTAAGATTCTCGAAAACTTTAATCCGATTTACGATGCTACTGTTGTTCAAAAGCTTCAACAAGCAGAAACAGTGACGATTGGTAAGTTAAATATGGACGAGTTTGCAATGGGGTCATCAAATGAAAATTCAGGCTTTCAAAAAACACATAACCCCTGGAATTTAGAGACAGTACCAGGCGGATCTTCAGGAGGTTCAGCAGCAGCTGTTGCGGCTGGAGAGGTATTGTTTTCACTTGGGTCTGATACAGGCGGATCGATTCGCCAGCCGGCATCATTTTGTGGGGTAGTTGGAATGAAACCAACGTATGGCCGTGTTTCTCGCTTTGGACTAGTAGCATTTGCATCCTCTCTAGACCAAATCGGTCCGATTACAAAAACGGTTGAAGACAATGCCTACCTGCTGCAGGCAATTTCTGGGCTTGATCCGTTGGACTCAACATCCGCTAATGTTGATGTTCCTAACTTTGTCAGTGCGTTAACAGGTGATATTAAAGGGTTAAAAATTGCCGTACCAAAGGAGTATCTTGGTGAAGGTGTCAGTGAAATAGTTCGGCAATCTGTTTTAGATGCATTGAAGGTTCTTGAGGCGCAAGGTGCGGTATGGGAAGAAGTATCCTTGCCACACTCTAAATATGCACTCGCAGCCTACTATTTGCTTTCTTCATCAGAAGCATCGGCAAACCTTGCCCGTTTTGATGGTGTGCGCTATGGCTATCGGACGCCGAATGCAGATAATTTATTGGAGTTATATAAAAACTCAAGGGCAGAAGGCTTTGGTCCCGAAGTTAAGCGTCGGATTATGCTTGGAACCTTTGCACTCAGCTCAGGCTACTATGATGCTTATTATAAAAAGGCACAACAAGTCCGTACCTTGATTAAGAAGGACTTTGAAGATGTATTTGCCAAGTATGATGTAATAGTTGGACCGACAACACCAACCCCAGCTTTTAAGATTGGTGAGATAATAGACGACCCGTTAACAATGTATGCGAATGATATTTTAACAATACCGTTAAATCTTGCTGGCTTACCAGGAATTTCAATTCCATGCGGCTTTGATAGTGGACTTCCGCTTGGCTTGCAAATTATTGGCAAGTATTTTGATGAGTCCACGATTTATCGGGTGGCACATGTATTTGAGCAAGCAACAGATTATCATAAACAAAAGCCAGGATTATAG
- a CDS encoding thioredoxin family protein, which translates to MNLNEWFEKGLTADEYISSMKTNKEGMLLIYEHFSLGEEFKAKLEAIKQKNLRAIVLTEDWCGDAMLNTPVLLRIADAASMEVRFVLRDQNLELMDQYLTNGTSRAIPIFIFIDEEGKEVAVWGPRAPEVQALVEKGRASLPSQDAPDFKEKQMALYKSFGENYQTDSSIWKTVANSIITTILK; encoded by the coding sequence TTGAATTTAAATGAATGGTTTGAAAAGGGATTAACCGCAGATGAGTATATCAGCTCAATGAAGACGAATAAAGAAGGCATGCTTTTAATTTATGAGCATTTTTCTTTGGGAGAAGAGTTTAAAGCCAAGCTAGAAGCAATTAAGCAGAAGAACTTACGGGCAATTGTTTTAACGGAGGATTGGTGCGGCGATGCAATGCTGAACACCCCTGTCTTGTTGAGAATTGCAGATGCAGCTAGTATGGAAGTCAGATTTGTACTGAGAGATCAAAACCTTGAGCTAATGGATCAATATTTAACAAATGGAACATCGAGAGCGATTCCGATTTTTATTTTTATTGATGAAGAAGGAAAAGAAGTGGCTGTCTGGGGTCCAAGGGCGCCTGAAGTACAAGCACTTGTGGAAAAGGGCCGTGCAAGCCTTCCTAGCCAGGATGCTCCAGATTTTAAGGAGAAACAAATGGCGTTGTACAAGAGTTTTGGAGAAAACTATCAAACCGATTCGTCTATCTGGAAAACGGTTGCTAACAGTATAATAACTACGATATTAAAGTAA
- a CDS encoding nicotinate phosphoribosyltransferase, with translation MKHIYQDDSLALHTDLYQINMVETYWRDGIHNKRAVFELFFRKLPFGNGYAVFAGLERVIQFIQDFCFSEDDLEYLKNEVGYKDDFLDYLKDLRFTGTIRSMKEGELVFGNEPILSVDAPLAEAQLIETALLNIINYQTLIATKASRIKQIVGNEVAMEFGSRRAQEMDAAIWGTRAAYLAGFEATSNVRAGKLFQIPVAGTHAHSMVQAYKDEYTAFIKYGETHKDCVFLVDTYDTLRSGVPNAIKVAKEMGDKINFKGIRLDSGDLAYLSKEARKLLDEAGCKDAIIYASSDLDEYTIMSLKSQGAKIDSWGIGTKLITAFDQAALGAVYKIVAIEDENGNMEDTIKISSNPVKVTTPGQKKIYRIINNTNNHAEGDYIALADEKLPEKRLRMFHPTHTYINKVVTNFTAKELHEDIFTNGALVYESPCLEESRDYLKQNLDALWDEYKRTMNPEEYPVDLSQKCWDNKMKNISEVKDKVAAMKE, from the coding sequence ATGAAACACATTTATCAAGATGATAGTTTAGCTCTGCATACGGATCTCTATCAGATCAATATGGTAGAGACATATTGGAGAGACGGCATACATAATAAACGTGCGGTATTTGAACTGTTTTTCCGTAAGCTTCCCTTTGGGAATGGCTATGCTGTATTTGCTGGCTTAGAAAGAGTAATACAGTTTATCCAAGACTTCTGCTTTAGTGAAGACGACCTGGAGTATTTGAAAAATGAAGTCGGCTATAAGGATGATTTTTTAGACTATCTAAAAGATTTGCGTTTTACGGGAACGATCCGTTCAATGAAAGAGGGAGAGCTTGTTTTCGGTAATGAGCCCATCTTGAGCGTTGATGCTCCGTTGGCTGAGGCGCAATTAATCGAAACAGCACTTCTAAACATAATTAACTACCAAACGTTAATTGCAACAAAAGCATCGCGCATTAAACAGATAGTTGGAAATGAAGTAGCAATGGAATTCGGGTCACGCCGAGCACAGGAAATGGATGCAGCAATCTGGGGAACAAGAGCAGCCTATCTTGCAGGCTTCGAAGCAACGAGCAACGTAAGAGCGGGTAAATTGTTTCAAATCCCTGTAGCGGGAACGCATGCGCATTCGATGGTCCAGGCCTATAAGGATGAATACACTGCCTTTATTAAATATGGAGAAACACATAAAGACTGTGTTTTCTTAGTTGATACGTATGACACCCTTCGGTCAGGGGTACCCAATGCAATTAAAGTTGCTAAGGAAATGGGCGATAAGATTAATTTTAAAGGCATCCGTCTTGATAGCGGTGACCTTGCTTATCTTTCAAAAGAAGCTCGGAAGTTGCTCGATGAGGCAGGATGTAAAGATGCAATAATTTATGCATCTAGCGATCTGGACGAGTATACAATAATGAGTTTGAAATCTCAAGGGGCAAAGATAGATAGTTGGGGAATCGGAACCAAACTAATTACCGCTTTTGACCAGGCAGCCCTAGGTGCTGTTTATAAAATTGTGGCTATCGAGGATGAAAACGGGAATATGGAGGATACGATTAAGATTTCCTCAAATCCTGTAAAAGTGACCACACCGGGCCAGAAGAAAATTTACCGAATCATTAATAATACAAACAACCACGCGGAAGGGGACTACATCGCCCTTGCGGATGAAAAACTTCCAGAGAAACGGTTGAGAATGTTTCATCCGACTCATACCTACATAAATAAGGTGGTTACGAATTTTACGGCTAAAGAACTTCACGAAGACATTTTCACTAATGGTGCGCTTGTTTACGAAAGTCCTTGTCTTGAGGAGTCCCGTGACTATTTGAAGCAAAATCTTGATGCCCTCTGGGATGAGTATAAGCGGACAATGAATCCGGAAGAGTACCCCGTTGACCTTAGCCAAAAATGCTGGGATAACAAAATGAAGAATATCAGTGAAGTAAAAGATAAAGTTGCAGCAATGAAAGAATAA
- the gatC gene encoding Asp-tRNA(Asn)/Glu-tRNA(Gln) amidotransferase subunit GatC yields the protein MTRISNKEVKHVANLARLAITEEEMEKMTKELDAIITFAEQLNELNTENVEPTYHVLDMKNILREDVAQEGLPREEVLKNAPDHQDGQIKVPSIMSE from the coding sequence ATGACAAGAATTTCGAATAAAGAGGTTAAGCACGTTGCGAACCTGGCACGATTAGCCATAACTGAAGAAGAAATGGAAAAGATGACAAAGGAACTTGATGCAATTATTACATTTGCAGAGCAATTAAATGAGTTGAACACTGAAAATGTTGAACCAACCTATCATGTATTGGATATGAAAAATATCCTTCGAGAAGATGTTGCACAAGAAGGATTACCGCGTGAGGAAGTTCTAAAAAATGCGCCAGACCATCAAGATGGTCAGATTAAAGTTCCATCAATCATGAGCGAATAA
- the gatB gene encoding Asp-tRNA(Asn)/Glu-tRNA(Gln) amidotransferase subunit GatB yields MEFETVIGLEVHVELKTDSKIFSASPNHFGAEPNTNTSVIDLGYPGVLPVLNKKAVEFGMKAAMALNCQVATHTKFDRKNYFYPDNPKAYQISQFDKPIGEHGWIEIEVNGYTKRIGITRIHLEEDAGKLSHGNGYSLVDYNRQGTPLVEIVSEPDIRTADEAYAYLEKLKSIIQYTGVSDCKMEEGSLRCDANISIRPIGQEEFGTKTELKNLNSFNFVRKGLEYEEKRQREVVMAGGVIDQETRRFDEATGATLLMRVKEGSDDYRYFPEPDLLDLYIDEDWKARIRAEIPELPDQRQKRYVEELGLPVYDAKVLTITKEMSDFFEATVDSGADAKLASNWLMGDVSAYLNAEAKELDQVKLTPEGLASMIKLIENGTISSKIAKTVFIELIENGGNAEKIVKDKGLVQISDEGTLLKIITEVLDANPQSIEDFKNGKTKAVGFLVGQLMKATKGQANPQMVNQLLQQELSKR; encoded by the coding sequence ATGGAATTTGAAACAGTAATTGGTCTTGAGGTCCATGTAGAATTGAAAACAGATTCGAAAATATTCTCTGCAAGTCCAAACCATTTCGGTGCGGAACCAAATACGAATACAAGTGTGATCGATTTAGGTTATCCGGGTGTTTTACCTGTTCTGAATAAAAAGGCAGTAGAATTTGGGATGAAAGCAGCCATGGCCTTGAATTGTCAGGTTGCCACACATACGAAATTTGACCGAAAGAACTACTTTTATCCTGATAATCCAAAGGCCTACCAAATCTCGCAATTTGATAAGCCAATTGGTGAGCATGGCTGGATAGAAATCGAGGTAAATGGCTATACGAAAAGAATCGGTATCACTCGAATTCATTTAGAAGAAGACGCAGGGAAACTAAGTCATGGTAATGGATACTCTTTGGTTGATTATAACCGCCAGGGTACTCCACTCGTCGAAATCGTTTCCGAGCCGGATATCCGTACGGCTGATGAAGCTTATGCCTATCTGGAAAAATTAAAATCGATTATTCAATACACCGGTGTTTCTGATTGTAAAATGGAAGAAGGCTCACTCCGCTGTGATGCCAATATTTCGATTCGCCCTATCGGACAAGAGGAGTTCGGAACGAAAACGGAATTGAAGAACTTGAACTCCTTCAATTTTGTCCGTAAAGGTCTTGAATATGAAGAGAAACGCCAGCGTGAAGTCGTAATGGCTGGTGGAGTAATTGATCAGGAAACACGTCGTTTTGATGAGGCCACTGGTGCAACCTTACTGATGAGGGTCAAGGAAGGGTCCGACGACTATCGCTACTTCCCAGAACCAGACCTGCTTGATTTATATATCGATGAAGATTGGAAAGCACGAATTCGTGCCGAAATCCCTGAGCTTCCGGATCAGCGCCAAAAGCGTTATGTGGAAGAGCTTGGTTTACCTGTGTATGATGCAAAGGTTCTAACAATCACGAAAGAAATGTCTGACTTCTTTGAAGCGACAGTGGATTCAGGTGCGGATGCAAAATTGGCTTCCAATTGGCTGATGGGTGATGTGTCAGCATACTTGAATGCAGAAGCAAAGGAACTAGACCAGGTTAAGTTAACTCCTGAAGGGTTAGCAAGTATGATTAAGCTCATCGAAAATGGAACAATTTCTTCTAAAATTGCTAAAACTGTTTTTATAGAGTTAATCGAAAACGGCGGAAATGCAGAAAAGATCGTCAAAGACAAGGGGCTTGTACAAATCTCTGATGAAGGAACACTGTTAAAAATAATTACAGAGGTTCTCGATGCTAACCCGCAATCTATTGAAGATTTTAAAAATGGAAAGACTAAAGCGGTTGGTTTCCTTGTAGGACAGTTAATGAAGGCTACAAAGGGGCAAGCAAATCCGCAAATGGTCAATCAATTATTACAGCAGGAATTAAGTAAACGTTAA
- a CDS encoding isochorismatase family cysteine hydrolase translates to MEKKALLNIDYTYDFVADAGALTCGKPGQAIEGKIVQLTEDFIDNGDYVVFAIDVHDEGDEYHPETKLFPPHNIRGTAGRDLFGALKNVYEENKQRENVVFMDKTRYSAFAGTDLEIKLRERGITEVHLVGVCTDICVLHTAVDAYNKGFKIVVYKDAVASFNQKGHEWALGHFEQSIGAMVK, encoded by the coding sequence ATGGAGAAAAAGGCATTATTAAATATCGATTATACGTATGACTTTGTGGCAGATGCAGGAGCATTAACCTGTGGAAAGCCGGGGCAAGCAATTGAGGGAAAAATTGTCCAACTAACAGAGGATTTTATTGATAATGGCGATTATGTTGTTTTTGCGATTGATGTTCATGATGAAGGCGATGAATACCATCCTGAAACGAAATTATTTCCACCCCATAATATTCGCGGGACTGCGGGGAGGGATTTGTTTGGGGCATTGAAAAATGTCTATGAAGAGAATAAACAACGAGAAAACGTGGTATTTATGGATAAGACCCGCTATTCTGCATTTGCAGGGACAGACCTTGAAATCAAATTGCGCGAAAGAGGTATCACTGAGGTGCATCTTGTAGGGGTTTGTACCGATATTTGTGTGCTGCATACCGCTGTAGATGCTTATAATAAGGGTTTTAAGATTGTCGTTTATAAGGATGCTGTCGCTTCATTTAATCAAAAAGGCCATGAATGGGCATTAGGTCATTTTGAACAATCCATCGGGGCTATGGTTAAATAG
- a CDS encoding VanZ family protein, which translates to MKILGKMTITLILCLYLAILTKLILFKYIPLSEMINHFNFTYNEYFWRSNNFVPFKTIYFYLYLADINLNIRIENLVGNIIGFMPFGFILPLLSRKFLRLAPVLFATFCLSLTYEVLQLLFEFGSFDVDDLILNSFGGALGYLLYKLLKFFFKKKR; encoded by the coding sequence ATGAAAATTCTTGGAAAAATGACAATAACATTAATACTATGTCTATACTTAGCCATCCTTACTAAACTAATATTATTTAAATACATACCCTTATCCGAAATGATCAATCATTTTAATTTTACCTATAACGAATACTTTTGGCGATCGAATAACTTTGTCCCGTTTAAAACTATCTATTTCTATTTGTACTTAGCAGATATTAACCTAAATATTCGCATTGAAAACTTAGTTGGAAACATCATAGGCTTTATGCCCTTTGGATTTATCTTACCATTATTATCGAGAAAGTTTCTAAGGTTAGCGCCTGTATTATTTGCAACCTTTTGCCTGAGTCTCACCTACGAAGTACTTCAACTATTATTTGAATTTGGTAGCTTTGATGTGGATGACTTAATCTTAAATAGTTTTGGTGGAGCTCTCGGTTATCTTCTATATAAACTTCTGAAGTTCTTTTTTAAAAAGAAACGTTGA
- a CDS encoding class I SAM-dependent methyltransferase, with the protein MREIEIGQVATSYARTRDDIPASLMDSLYTRGIFFDGKSIADIGCGTGALTRKMAMRKAKVVGVEPSKDLLENANALNRLKNYTIPYQQGTAEDTGLEGSNYDIVTVMRAWHQFDRPKAIKEIKRILKTKGMLIVIDSMFLSGSATVDKTSQVLTNLVNGGLMPNELKTDSQRINGFPVVWFDEWQKQGFEMIDFYKLNYSVNFTKDEWLDGVESIRLEVEGQNKLRKELAALLPNEESYQIPYACNVCILKLIK; encoded by the coding sequence ATGAGAGAAATAGAAATTGGCCAAGTTGCTACAAGTTATGCGCGAACAAGAGATGATATACCTGCAAGTTTAATGGATAGCCTGTATACCCGAGGTATTTTTTTCGATGGAAAAAGCATTGCAGATATTGGTTGTGGAACGGGTGCGTTAACCAGAAAAATGGCAATGAGGAAAGCAAAGGTTGTCGGTGTAGAACCGTCAAAAGATTTACTGGAAAACGCAAATGCTTTAAATCGGCTAAAAAACTATACCATTCCTTACCAACAAGGGACGGCAGAAGATACAGGATTAGAAGGTTCCAATTATGATATTGTTACAGTTATGCGTGCCTGGCACCAGTTTGACCGTCCAAAGGCGATCAAAGAAATAAAGAGAATTTTAAAAACAAAAGGGATGTTAATTGTAATAGATTCAATGTTTCTTTCAGGTTCTGCTACAGTCGATAAGACATCTCAAGTATTAACTAACTTAGTTAATGGCGGTCTAATGCCAAATGAATTGAAAACGGATTCACAGCGCATTAATGGATTCCCTGTTGTATGGTTTGATGAATGGCAAAAGCAAGGTTTTGAAATGATAGATTTTTATAAGCTAAATTATTCGGTTAATTTTACAAAGGACGAATGGTTAGATGGAGTAGAATCAATCCGTCTGGAAGTGGAAGGACAGAATAAGTTACGTAAAGAATTGGCGGCGTTATTGCCTAACGAAGAATCCTATCAGATTCCATATGCATGTAATGTCTGTATTTTAAAATTAATCAAATAG
- a CDS encoding diacylglycerol kinase, with protein MKRARLIYNPTSGREILKKHLAEILEKLEVAGYEASCHATTGEGDATMAARIAVERQYDVVIAAGGDGTINEVVNGLAEQEFRPKLGIIPAGTTNDFARALHIPRDIGSAVDIITKGSRIPVDIGRINDKYFINIAGGGRITELTYEVPSKLKTMLGQLAYYLKGIEMLPSLKASDVSIEYDGKLFEGEAMLFLVGLTNSIGGFEKIAPDSSINDGLFSLLILKKINLAEFVRIATLALRGEHVNDPNVIYTKASRIKVHAQEKVQLNLDGEFGGLLPAEFENLYRHLEVFVPIEDIRPNDIPLDWEPGKKYS; from the coding sequence ATGAAAAGAGCGCGATTAATTTATAATCCTACTTCAGGGCGGGAGATTCTCAAGAAACATCTCGCAGAAATTCTTGAAAAATTAGAGGTTGCCGGTTATGAAGCGTCCTGTCACGCAACAACTGGTGAGGGTGATGCAACAATGGCAGCAAGGATTGCCGTTGAACGGCAGTATGATGTTGTCATTGCTGCTGGTGGAGATGGCACAATTAATGAAGTGGTGAATGGCCTTGCAGAACAGGAATTCCGTCCGAAATTAGGAATTATTCCAGCCGGTACAACCAATGATTTTGCTCGTGCCTTACATATTCCTAGGGATATCGGGTCAGCGGTTGATATTATCACAAAAGGCAGTCGGATTCCGGTGGATATTGGGCGCATTAATGATAAATATTTTATTAATATTGCCGGCGGCGGCAGGATAACTGAGCTTACATATGAAGTACCAAGCAAATTAAAAACAATGCTCGGCCAGCTTGCTTATTATTTAAAAGGGATTGAAATGCTTCCTTCCCTTAAAGCATCTGATGTTAGTATTGAGTACGATGGGAAGCTTTTTGAAGGTGAAGCCATGCTTTTTCTTGTCGGGCTAACGAATTCTATCGGTGGTTTTGAAAAAATTGCTCCAGATTCTTCAATCAATGATGGTTTATTTTCTTTATTGATTCTGAAAAAAATTAACCTTGCGGAGTTTGTGAGAATTGCTACTTTAGCCCTTCGCGGCGAACATGTCAATGACCCTAATGTTATATACACGAAGGCAAGTCGGATTAAGGTTCATGCACAGGAAAAGGTTCAATTAAACCTTGATGGAGAATTTGGTGGCCTGCTCCCAGCGGAATTTGAAAACCTCTATCGGCATTTAGAAGTATTTGTCCCGATTGAAGATATTCGTCCAAATGACATACCCCTGGATTGGGAACCTGGAAAAAAATATAGTTAA
- a CDS encoding OsmC family protein has translation MTEHRFHLKASWPGLRNDVGEIQAGNLRTKVSIPPEMDGPGVGTNPDEMLLGAAATCYIITLAAMMERSQLQKVDLTMESEGIVDVTKGVITYKKIIHRPRIVLTSDATEKDQLLAQRLATKAETSCMISRAIQGNVEIELDAIVEVSS, from the coding sequence ATGACTGAACATCGATTTCATTTAAAAGCAAGCTGGCCAGGTTTAAGGAATGATGTAGGTGAAATACAGGCTGGCAACTTAAGAACGAAAGTGTCGATCCCACCCGAGATGGACGGACCTGGTGTTGGAACGAACCCTGATGAAATGCTCCTTGGTGCTGCAGCAACCTGCTATATCATCACCCTTGCAGCGATGATGGAGCGGAGTCAGTTGCAAAAGGTGGACCTAACGATGGAATCTGAAGGCATTGTTGATGTAACCAAGGGGGTTATCACCTATAAAAAAATAATCCACCGACCACGGATTGTCCTAACGTCTGATGCCACTGAGAAAGATCAATTATTAGCCCAAAGGCTTGCTACTAAGGCAGAAACCTCATGTATGATTAGCAGAGCCATTCAAGGTAATGTAGAAATTGAATTAGACGCAATTGTTGAGGTGTCTTCTTAA
- a CDS encoding sigma-70 family RNA polymerase sigma factor: protein MLIKKVLDGSDHAFRLLVEKYRNDVFRTIYAVLRDQKDAEDAAQEVFMKIYTSLPHYENQGFKTWMTRIAVNHAIDMKRKQARLKEEVSETLEQLALGTPLDGVEKDLIEIERRRLVRKRLNEVPENYRDVIYGFYIAEKSYLQMAEEQKVQVKTIETKLYRARHWMKKNWKEDDFS, encoded by the coding sequence GTGTTAATTAAAAAAGTATTGGACGGCAGTGATCATGCCTTTCGGCTTTTGGTTGAGAAGTACCGCAATGATGTGTTCCGGACCATCTATGCTGTCCTTCGTGATCAGAAGGATGCCGAAGATGCCGCCCAAGAAGTGTTTATGAAAATATACACCTCTCTCCCCCACTATGAAAATCAGGGCTTTAAGACATGGATGACGCGAATTGCTGTCAATCATGCGATAGATATGAAAAGAAAACAGGCAAGATTAAAAGAAGAAGTGTCTGAAACGCTAGAGCAACTGGCTCTTGGGACCCCGCTTGATGGTGTTGAGAAGGACCTGATTGAAATAGAAAGACGCAGACTTGTCAGGAAAAGACTTAATGAAGTGCCCGAAAATTACCGGGATGTTATTTATGGCTTTTATATTGCTGAGAAAAGCTATCTGCAAATGGCCGAGGAACAAAAGGTGCAGGTGAAAACAATTGAAACGAAGCTATATCGGGCACGCCACTGGATGAAAAAGAACTGGAAGGAGGATGATTTTTCATGA
- the plsY gene encoding glycerol-3-phosphate 1-O-acyltransferase PlsY, whose translation MLWLLLISAYLIGSIPTALIVGKLVFGVDIRDHGSKNPGATNTLRVLGKKSAIIVALIDVAKGIAATSLPLVFNLGVEPLYFGLIAVMGHCFPIFAGFRGGKAIATTAGTLLVANLPLLVISYVTFFLVIFLTKYVFMGSISVGISMLVYSIFSPELEFELIFLFFTIFLIYLHRSNIRNLILGIEPKINDKNLVNDRIPPKGNGIKM comes from the coding sequence ATGCTCTGGTTGTTGCTCATTTCGGCCTACTTAATTGGCAGTATTCCTACTGCCCTAATTGTGGGCAAGCTAGTCTTTGGAGTGGATATCCGCGATCATGGAAGTAAAAACCCTGGTGCGACCAACACCTTGAGGGTCCTTGGCAAAAAGTCTGCAATTATTGTTGCGCTAATTGATGTTGCAAAAGGAATTGCCGCCACTTCCCTGCCTTTGGTATTCAATCTTGGTGTAGAACCGCTTTACTTCGGCCTGATCGCTGTGATGGGTCACTGTTTCCCTATTTTTGCTGGTTTCCGTGGCGGAAAGGCGATAGCGACAACAGCAGGAACGCTGCTGGTTGCTAATCTGCCTTTGCTGGTAATCTCGTATGTAACGTTCTTTTTGGTAATTTTCTTAACGAAATATGTGTTTATGGGTTCTATCTCGGTTGGAATCAGCATGTTGGTTTATTCTATCTTTTCACCTGAACTAGAATTTGAACTTATCTTTTTATTTTTTACTATCTTTTTAATCTATCTTCATCGCTCAAATATCCGAAATCTCATTCTTGGAATTGAGCCAAAAATTAATGACAAAAATCTTGTAAATGACCGGATCCCGCCAAAGGGAAACGGTATTAAGATGTAG
- a CDS encoding LPXTG cell wall anchor domain-containing protein yields the protein MKKWQKMITGVVLIGAGIGFLFRKRKEVQG from the coding sequence ATGAAAAAATGGCAAAAAATGATAACAGGAGTTGTCTTAATCGGGGCTGGGATTGGGTTCCTTTTTAGAAAAAGAAAAGAGGTGCAAGGATGA